In the genome of Xiphias gladius isolate SHS-SW01 ecotype Sanya breed wild chromosome 1, ASM1685928v1, whole genome shotgun sequence, the window ACAAGTAATATGACTTAGTttcaaaactacattttcaatttgttttgcACTCCTTATGATAATCACTGGGGTTACGGTTAAAGACAAGTACAGTTATTACGCTGGGTTAGAAACTGGTTTGGTATTGGGGTAGAGGGGTAGAtactttcttcttttctctttccattctATCCTAACTCTTCAACGATGTAGCCAGGAAACAGGTCCACCTAAACTTATGACCTCTCTGTTTGTTAAATTTCATTAACAAATTGAGTgaggggaagggaagggaaggaaagggggggggggttactggCAAGAAAGTGTGTTACCACTAGTATTGGTACCAGTTACAAAAGTGACACTCCCTGCTGTCTGATCTTTCTATCTGAAAAGTGCTCCAAAAATAAGCGAAAAATGCATCATCTTACAATGAACAACCAGGTTCACTCTCACTCTTTCTATCCGACATTTGGACCTGAGAAATACTTCCTtctaaaggaaaataaattgtCTAATAAAGCTGATGAATAAACAGATGTCTGCTTCTCACACACCTCTGATTTTGAAGTATATCTAAACCTAATATGACTATTTTCACTGAACTTTTAACGATCTTACTCTAAAAAAATCATTCTAGGGGTTACCTAGTAGATGAATGGTCTGGGATGGATAACACATAACTGCAACATCCCTGTTTAAAATTTGGTGGAGTTTATGTGTCATTCCTCCTTCCGCTCCCAGTGTTTGTTGTCAATCCCTACCCTGGTGTTAAATAAGGAAACAATGCCAAAATAACaaggaagtttgttttttttgacaaaatactggctaatttatattttagtaaaaagtagaaaataaaaaattgagtGCAATGTGGATATAgagcattttgggaaacatcTCTTAAATTTTTTCATTATATCTGATGTTTTGGGTGAGAAGAAGATAAGACCCTTACTAAGGACATTCTTCTAAACCAATACGACAACAAAGAAACATTGCACATCAGGTCAGTTGCACATTAACGGCTCTTGTCTGCAGCTCCAGTGCAGAGCGCCACTATAAAACTGACTCCATGTTGTTACACATCTCATGGTCCTCCAGGTTGTATATGAACTTTGTCCTGTTGGCTGGGTTCTGGGTGATCTCCTTGCCCAAATTGTCCAGAGTCAAGTTGGAGGCGAAGAGTTCTGTGGGAGTGAGGTAACCCTCGCTGTTCTTGATGTATTTCCTGTAGTTCTTTCTCAAACACTGCCACGTGGTGGTGTACAGGAGGAAGGCTGATGACTTGAGGACGATGGCGATGCTGACGTACAGATGCCTGTAGGCCACGTTGTCGTACAGCATGCAGGCTCCCTTCTCGCCGCAAACCGAGCTCCAGAACAGACAGGTGGAGTCGATGCCCATGCCGAAGATCAGAGGGGGAGGGATGAAGCCTGGAGAGGGGGGATTGTGGACAGACAGCAGGTCAGAAGGTCGAAAAGAGAACCGGTTTGAGTTGAGTGTTCCTTTATatccacacagacagaccagtGAAGTTCATTCCAACCAGGGTGAAAACTTGCTCTGACATTAACAAGACCGAGAAAAACTACAGGGCAATAGCAGGTTGGACAAACACAAGAGTGTGAGACTTATTACAGAATGTGCACCAATACaaataaagaacaaagaatAGATTCCCTGTGGATATAAATGCTTGCCAAAATAGTATAAGAAATATACGATTTGAAGTATATTATAAGACTGTTGTATAAGAACTGAATGTTAACTTAAGTTTCTTACCTATAAGTCTCAGGAGCAGGAACAGAACTCCAAGGGCGTACGATTTCAGCTCTGGACTTACAGTTCTGAAACAGAGAACCATCTGGGATGAGCAATGTGTAACAGTAATCTGAACGCTGCATCTGAGCAAGTGGCCATCTGTGGTTTGAGCAGGGTGAGTAAGGCACTACACAGAGTCCAGGTCAGGGCCTCCTTTGCAACTGGGGTTAAGCAGAGGCCTCTGAGCTGCATACCCTACAGTTAAAGAGGAATTCTAATTCACTGCAACTAGGGACTGGGTTTGTACATTTGGCCATCAGTTCTATTGGTTATGATACAGTTGTTGACAGTAAAGTAGTTTCTCTCAGCAAAGTCGGAAATCAATCAGGTTgcaacagtttagccagattatctaaaccactttatttggatgtaaaagaaaaaatgtcagtaatagTCCCtcattggaaataaaaaatattttatgtttttaatttctaataCTTTATAGGCAGGTTTTGAGTTTGTGATGTTCTCaactggaaaagtgacaaaaccGAGTTACTCAAAACAGTCGATGTCTAGTAAAAAACTAATCTTCATAGTAGATTATTTTAGCAGGTTCACAAAAATCTATGTACTTAACCATTTTATCATAACAGTAAATGATACATGATGTGCAACATCAGTCGTCAATGAACTTGGAACTTTAGAATATCACTGACTGTCCCAACACTCcggagacagacagaagctTGTCTGGTATTAAGAtaccatgattttttttctcttttgtcttgttttgttttcaaagccaATAGCAATTGTACTATTGTACTACTAACAGATGAATCATTTAGTGGCTAGACAGATGTCATTATGTAGGGTGATATCCATATACATCTGTTCAACTATCTGTTCTGTACATTGCAATGTTCTTTGTCACTGTATATAACTTAATGTTGCCTTGACTGTTAGTTTTCCTCTGTACCAGTGTCACATTGACAAACCTCTCCTCTACACCTGAGACCCCTGAAGTGACTGCGACGCCGTCTTTTTGCCCTTGATCGGCCATAAATGTCAACAGCTCCCTCTTGTGGAGTTTATGTGTAACAGCGAGTCTCACACCTGATAAGGATGATGACGGAGGGCGTCTGGGCCATAGCTCCGATCATGCTGCACACACAGATAACGCATAGGAAGGTGAGGAAGGCCTGCTGACAGCCCGGACTGGGACACTTCCCTGGTAAAGCCACTGCCTCTTCACTGTTGCTGGATATACAGGTACAGCTGGTCAGGTTCTGACACgaagacaagagaaagagattGGCGCTTATTTACTCCACTGTctaaaaaaaaggttgttgcACCGTATGAATGTGTCCAGTGTCCAGAGTACTCATTATACGGTCAGTGCTATCGTCTCCACTCACTGGTTTGGTGCAGCCAGCGAAGCAGGCTGAGAGGTAGGTGACGCCATTGGAACCACAGACAGGGCTCACTGATGCTGTGTAGCAGTTACAGTTACTGATGCATGCTGACTCAGGTCGCTGCCAGGACTGCAACGTCCTATGGAGGAGTTCAAAGGTCATATGAGGGAGGACATATGTGTACAATGGTACGATCAAATGAAAACCAGGGCACCAATTTGAAGATCAAATTTCGCTTTTTTTGTAGActtgttttttctcacttttgtaTCATTGTGACACTACATGgacattaattcatttttgattatatAGGGCACCCCATGGCTAAATATTCTACCACTGAACACTAACTGCACAATGTCATCACTAAtgcaaaagcaaatatttcTGACAGCTGTCAGATGGATAATAGATGTACATTATATATTCGGATATTAATTCAAAGAGAAATTGAGGAAATACAAAAGTAATAATAACTacaactaaacaaaaaagttgCATGTTTGGAGTGCAAGTCATGCATAACTAGAATATGTTTCttgtaaaactgcaaacaaGCATATAATCTAAGGACCATATAGAACAAGTAATTCTTGAAAAGACTCCTCATTCAGATCACTCTTACTCGTTGCCATAGGCCACCGTAACCCCTGCGACAGGTCCCGTGTCACACCccaagaagagaaaagagacgTAGCAGGCAGTGGACACCAGGTTGACCAGCATAGCCATACGGACAGCGCCCAGAGCAGACAGGTTCAGCTTCTTAACCAGCAGCCCCCCAAGGAAGATACCCAGACAGGCACAGGGGATAGCTGTCATACctggggagagaaagacagggatgTCCACTGCTTCCACCAAAcctaaaataaatgttttagatTGCAAAACCTTATCCTGCTTCTCCTACAAGATTATGATCTGCCTACCTAGCAGCTGATTGGCTGAGGAGGTGGTAAGGTTGAACTGCTGCTCCAGGTATTTGCCTAGGAAGGCAGCAAAGCCAGCAACCACAGCAATCTCCATGCAGGCTGCCAGCGTGATGCAGCTGAACACCGGATTAGAGAGTAGGTGCCTGGTTACGCGGGGGATTACTGAGGCAACggggaagaaaggagagaaaaatggcagaaaagatAAGGATATTTAGTTGCTTATCAGCTCTCGTCAACACTCACCTTCTGCTCCCTCTGTTCCCCCTTACCTCTCAGATGCTCACAGACTGAGAGTCCACTGTTTATATCAAAGCCATGAATGGCCCCGTTGGGTTTGGAGCCCTGGTATTCCAGGGTCAGGGAAGAAGGCAGCATGGCCTGCTCACTCTCCCCTCCACCATCCATGTCCTGCTCGTCCAGTGCCTGGGGGAAGCCGAACATGAAGAGAGCCGACAGGAAGAGTAAGGCACCACAGAGGAGGAAGCCCCCCCACCACGCCCCAATCCAGCGAGGGTCATCGGGGGTGATGTCCAGCTTACCTGAACAGGAGGTAGGGGAATTTACCACAATGAATAGATGCTGAATGAGGCTGTACAATGAAATTTTACGAATCAATGTGAAGCACTTTGGTTCCGTTAGGAGTAAATTCTGcctgtgttgtctttttttatgttttcattttggtatAATGTTGCTGTATTCttaattttccatttgtgtAAATACCAATATCACACAGTGAACACAATTCAAGAATGTATCCCAAGAAATGcaagcaaaatgtaaatgtcaacTCACTGGTGTCGATAAAGACAGCATCAACATAGACTTTGGTACAGACGGAGCCTAAGATGAAGCCACAGGCTGGGCCGAACActaatgttgaaaataaaatacctgCAAGACCAAGAGGGACAGAagaatataaaatgtcagtcgGTTAAAATGGAAGaagcaacagcaaaaacataatATTCCAATGTTAGTGTTATTTTTGAATTATCATAATTTAGTTGACTTTATCTTAGCCTAGCTGTAAGTGCATTTCACCTGATCTTTCAGCAGAGGGCAGCATTGTACCAAGACTGTAAAGTGTTTGTAACAAGGCCCTTTTATTAAATATGTTGTAACATGAGGCTTCCATCCCCAGAGATCACTTCTGTTATAAAATCCACTGTATGATTGGGAACTAAATGTATTCTACTGAAGGACAGATTAGGCATTGAATCCATGCCAAAAGACTTTAAATTTCAACTGATGTCTTCCACTGAAAGATTTATTCACTGTCACGGTAATATGCAGCTCATAGGTTGCACAGGGTAACTGATCCAAGATCAGTCCAGCAGGATCATAAATAATTAAGCAGGAAATGGGTTCTTAGTGTAAGAGCAGTGGGGGAGCACTGATACGGCAGCTCTGTATGACTTTCTCTTCCATGCAAAGCTGCCCTGCTTTGGCCTAGAAGCTGAGAGGTTTCCAATAAGCAGCAGACTGTTCaggactgtgtgtctgtgtgtgtgtgtgtctgtgtgtgtgtgtgtgtgtgtgtgtgtgtgtgtgtgtgtgtgtgtgtgtgtgtgtgtgtgtgtgtgtgtgtgtgtgtgtgtgtgtgtggcagtgaaACTCAGTTATCCATGCTGGTTGTAAGTGGAACAGTAGCAGTGAGCTCCAGTAGCCTCACTGCTACTAACAGAGCCCAGAGCAGAGGGGGCTGCTCCCTCCTGATAGAGTGAGACGGCCAGTCAATTTCTCTGTGAGGGATGTAATGGTTAGTGCTGTGGTTATCACCAGGGATAAATCTGACAGCAGAATGACTGCTTCATTTTTTCCTGGTGTTATCAATGCATTTCTATAGATGCAGAGGGAAAAATGGTTTCCAAAATGGTTTcaccataaaaacacatttttatccaTAACTGATCTTTACGtattttttgggcattttttatTCCCTTATAAGAGACACACAGTAGAAAGATGCCAGGAAAATGGGGTTAAGAGAGACAGGACATTGTGATTTATGGTCAGTGCCTTAGCCCCAGCTATAATTCTTTAGAGAGATTTTGGGTCTTacaagagcacacacactcaaatataataataacaattagtAACTCTAATCACTACGGCCAGAAgtcccaaccctaaccccaaaaCATATTGGTTTCATATACATAAAGCTAAACATTAACAGTCTTGTAAAGATTTCGCAACATTATTAATAAAGAAAGTGACGATTACTAGTAGGCCTATAAAACCAGATTGTACATGGTCCAGTTTtcatgtaggttttttttttttttaacaagatgGAGCTATGCTAGCGGCTCGATAAGGCTGTACATATGCTGCATTCAAGCAATGCTTACACCTCTTAGTCTGACTTGGGAGTGTTCACGCTTTATACCAAGGTAGTGCTAACCTTGCAGTCACACCAGATAATTAGCCTAAATTAACAACTTTTGTTGCATGACgtattttcagtttgttaccaagtgaaaccagatacaaacaacGTATAGCTCctaaaaaatgagctgaatggaTTGTATTAGTGTtgatattggattttattttgatataccTGCCAGCGatggtgcatttgcagccattctgccaacagtttgttgacatgtctgtagttCGTTTCCTAGGTGGGAGATATCGTCAGTGTCAGAAGATCCTGATATCTCTGACTCAGAATAAAGTTGGAGAATGACACCAACGGTTTTCCCAGCTAAAGGCTAAGGTCAACTTGCTAACATATGCTCAGCATccttgctaacatgctaatgtttctcAGGTACAGTGcttactatgttcaccatcttggttcagaatgttagcatgctaacattggctaattagcactaaacacagaaTATCGCTGATGGGAgtgtcattagttctgcaggtatttggtcataaagtaCTGGACatgttgaaattttgacctgatcaTGACGAAAGATGAATAGTTACTACAATTAACCTTGTGGGGGCCATGACTGTCTGAACGAGATTTCATAGCAAACGATCCGATTGTAGAGATGTgcagtctggaccaaagaggtGGACCAGTTGATTGCCATTGCaatccctagagccacactaCTTCTTGCTAGCATAgctaaaaatgtacagtatgtacaactTTCAATGGAGTGGCCCAGTGTGGCCGTTTTGTGATCATAATCACAATCCTTGGAATGTGTAAAGTGAGGGAATGACTCTGTTAATTGCTGTCTAGAGCAGAAATAGTATAATTCAAGACTAAAGACATAGTGTAGCCGTACTGTACTTAGTCCGGGACACTAGTGTTCTGACAGTACTACTAACAGTAGTGCATAGTGATACAGTGGAACAGAGTCGGCCGAAAAGACAATTCTTACAATTAATAGgttatacataaaaaaaaaaattcaaactaaaTAATGGACAATATGCTTTACACATCATTCCCATTAGGATAAGAATCATTAAACTATGATAGTGGAATTTGGTCATCCTCTCCCTGTTTGACATTCTCTGTCAGTTAGATAAATTATGTCCATTTCAGCAGTCACTGATGGCAGTGGGGCTGAAGTCAGGTGACGAGGAGGGTCTGAGGTTACAGCAGGGCCAGCTGAACCACCACCCAATGAACAACCTCCTAAGTCCTGCTCTGCCTTCCACTAGGGGTCaaatcacagacaaacacaggacAGCGCAACTAATCCATAGTGTATGCGATGCaggacgcacgcacacaaaaacatggcaGTGAACCAGCAGAAAATGTTGGGTGCCGGCCAGTCGGATCTAAAGTGCACCAAAGCTCCATATTCTCTAAACTTCCCTGTGGGCACA includes:
- the LOC120790520 gene encoding solute carrier organic anion transporter family member 3A1-like; the protein is MQVKSQICTERSSTDDPEQDDNQKKTSCFSNIKIFLVSECALMLAQGTVGAYLVSVLTTLERRFNLQSADVGVIASSFEIGNLALILFVSYFGAKAHRPRLIGCGGIVMALGALLSALPEFLTHQYEYEAGDSWHAEDGRDVCSNNSRSENRDSGFKCGNRANTNMMYLLLIGAQVLLGIGATPVQPLGVSYIDDHVHRKDSSLYIGILFSTLVFGPACGFILGSVCTKVYVDAVFIDTSKLDITPDDPRWIGAWWGGFLLCGALLFLSALFMFGFPQALDEQDMDGGGESEQAMLPSSLTLEYQGSKPNGAIHGFDINSGLSVCEHLRVIPRVTRHLLSNPVFSCITLAACMEIAVVAGFAAFLGKYLEQQFNLTTSSANQLLGMTAIPCACLGIFLGGLLVKKLNLSALGAVRMAMLVNLVSTACYVSFLFLGCDTGPVAGVTVAYGNETLQSWQRPESACISNCNCYTASVSPVCGSNGVTYLSACFAGCTKPNLTSCTCISSNSEEAVALPGKCPSPGCQQAFLTFLCVICVCSMIGAMAQTPSVIILIRTVSPELKSYALGVLFLLLRLIGFIPPPLIFGMGIDSTCLFWSSVCGEKGACMLYDNVAYRHLYVSIAIVLKSSAFLLYTTTWQCLRKNYRKYIKNSEGYLTPTELFASNLTLDNLGKEITQNPANRTKFIYNLEDHEMCNNMESVL